Proteins from a genomic interval of Papaver somniferum cultivar HN1 chromosome 4, ASM357369v1, whole genome shotgun sequence:
- the LOC113271452 gene encoding heparan-alpha-glucosaminide N-acetyltransferase-like: MGMYELINQQDDNIKKNTRMEGGDLMKTDSKNQKYVEMEEGLNTTDKELSVMSSSTPPIQILKNTVINNNDNIGGGALKSRRLVSLDVFRGLTVALMVLVDDAGGIFPAINHSPWNGVTLADFVMPFFLFIVGVALGLTYKKVPCRVDATKKAILRALKLLIFGLVLQGGYLHGINNLTYGVDIQRIRWTGTLQRIAIAYLLTAVCEIWLKGDDVVKSERSLLKKYQFQWIFVFVLTVTYTALMYGLYVPDWEYQSPSENFSFSVKCGVRGDTGPACNAVGMIDRKLLGIQHLYKRPTYARTTECSINSPDYGPLPPNAPTWCQAPFDPEGILSSVMAIVTCMIGLHFGHIIVHFNDHKDRMMSWMVPAAGLVVVGFILDFCGMHVNKALYSLSYTCVTAGAAGILFVGIYVMVDVFGFRKPTLVFEWMGMHALVIYIFAACNVLPVLLQGFYWKKPENNILRLIGIGRS, encoded by the exons ATGGGAATGTATGAACTTATCAATCAACAAGACGACAACATTAAGAAGAACACTAGAATGGAAGGAGGAGATCTTATGAAAACAGACAGTAAGAATCAGAAATATGTGGAGATGGAGGAAGGATTGAATACTACTGATAAGGAATTATCAGTAATGTCTTCTTCTACACCAcccatacagattctcaaaaatACAGTAATCAATAATAATGATAATATTGGTGGTGGTGCTCTGAAATCGCGGCGCCTTGTTTCTCTTGATGTATTTAGAGGACTCACGGTTGCG CTTATGGTACTTGTAGATGATGCGGGTGGTATCTTTCCTGCAATTAATCATTCGCCATGGAATGGTGTTACTCTTGCTGATTTTGTCATGCCTTTTTTCTTGTTCATCGTTGGAGTTGCACTGGGACTCACTTATAAG AAAGTTCCTTGCAGAGTTGATGCAACTAAAAAGGCTATTCTTCGGGCACTTAAACTCTTAATATTTGGCCTTGTGCTTCAAG GTGGCTACTTACATGGCATCAACAATCTAACCTATGGTGTTGATATACAACGCATTAGATGGACGGGTACCTTACAG AGAATTGCAATAGCATATTTATTGACAGCAGTTTGTGAGATTTGGCTCAAGGGTGATGATGTTGTGAAATCAGAACGATCCTTGCTTAAGAAGTATCAGTTCCAGTG GATATTTGTATTCGTGCTCACTGTTACATATACTGCACTGATGTATGGGTTATATGTTCCTGATTGGGAGTATCAAAGTCCAAGTGAAAACTTTTCTTTCTCT GTGAAATGTGGCGTTCGTGGAGACACTGGACCTGCTTGTAATGCCGTTGGGATGATTGACCGTAAATTGTTAGGTATTCAACACCTATATAAGAGACCAACCTATGCACGGACAACG GAATGCAGCATTAATTCACCAGATTATGGCCCACTTCCACCTAATGCGCCTACTTGGTGTCAAGCTCCATTTGATCCTGAAGGAATCCTAAG TTCTGTAATGGCAATTGTTACTTGCATGATTGGCCTGCATTTTGGGCATATAATTGTACACTTCAAT GATCACAAGGATAGGATGATGTCTTGGATGGTCCCTGCTGCTGGTCTAGTTGTTGTGGGTTTCATTCTGGACTTCTGTG GGATGCATGTTAACAAAGCCCTCTATTCTTTGAGCTACACATGTGTTACCGCTGGTGCCGCGGGCATTCTTTTTGTTGGAATTTATGTGATG GTTGATGTGTTTGGGTTTAGAAAACCGACTCTAGTTTTCGAATGGATGGGGATGCATGCCCTGGTGATCTATATCTTTGCAGCCTGCAATGTTTTGCCTGTCCTTCTACAGGGCTTCTATTGGAAGAAACCCGAAAACAACATT TTGAGATTAATTGGCATTGGACGATCATAG